One region of Vallitalea okinawensis genomic DNA includes:
- a CDS encoding MATE family efflux transporter, with amino-acid sequence MSKNFQNINFKNYLRFVLPTIFSMVFISIYTMTDGIFVSKRLGSTALAALNVALPAFNFIFGSIFMIVIGSSAIIGINLGAKEDETANKNFSNMVYALAFIALFYLIIGLLFTEPIAILLGATEDLLPYAKDYLFILFIGTIGFVIKIFTEIFLRLEGKFNLSLLATVAGGIANILLDYLFIYQLELGIAGAALGTILGALINGLFGIVYFTFKRSKIRFVMTNIDFKFLFDSMINGSSEMVSSISTGITTFLFNMVLLKSVGEIGVSSISIILYINFLLSSIFIGISMGIQPLLSYNFGANQITNINKILKMSCIIIGSISIVAFTVCNIFKFQLISLFSTDNIELIQMTAQAFTIFSFTFFISGFNILGSSFFTSLNNGKYSAIISFSRSIVFKSLIILSLPSIIGLNGVWLTIPLSEYLCIFITLYFYLKVKKTQLSMTISA; translated from the coding sequence ATGAGTAAAAATTTTCAAAACATAAACTTTAAAAACTACTTAAGATTTGTACTTCCGACTATCTTTTCAATGGTATTTATTTCGATTTATACAATGACAGATGGTATTTTTGTTTCAAAAAGATTAGGGAGTACTGCTCTTGCAGCCCTCAACGTAGCGCTTCCTGCATTCAACTTTATATTTGGAAGCATTTTTATGATTGTTATCGGTTCATCAGCCATTATTGGTATTAATCTTGGTGCTAAAGAAGATGAGACAGCTAATAAGAATTTTAGCAATATGGTATATGCATTGGCTTTTATAGCCCTGTTTTATCTTATCATCGGTTTGCTATTCACTGAACCCATAGCAATCTTATTAGGTGCAACTGAGGATTTATTACCTTATGCAAAAGATTACCTCTTTATATTATTTATTGGAACTATTGGCTTTGTTATAAAAATATTCACAGAAATATTCTTGCGATTAGAAGGGAAATTTAATCTCTCATTATTAGCAACAGTAGCTGGTGGTATTGCAAATATTCTATTGGATTATTTATTCATCTACCAATTGGAACTAGGCATTGCAGGTGCCGCACTGGGTACCATACTTGGCGCTTTGATCAATGGTCTATTTGGGATTGTTTACTTTACCTTCAAGCGTTCGAAAATCCGCTTTGTTATGACAAATATTGATTTCAAGTTTCTGTTTGATTCCATGATTAATGGTTCATCTGAAATGGTGTCTAGTATATCCACTGGTATTACAACCTTTTTATTTAACATGGTACTTTTGAAATCAGTTGGTGAGATTGGTGTATCCAGTATCTCCATTATTCTATATATTAACTTTTTATTATCATCCATCTTCATTGGAATATCTATGGGAATACAACCTCTACTCAGTTACAACTTTGGAGCTAATCAGATAACGAATATTAACAAAATTCTTAAAATGTCTTGTATCATTATAGGGTCCATTAGCATTGTAGCCTTTACAGTTTGCAATATTTTTAAGTTTCAACTTATCTCATTGTTTAGCACTGATAATATAGAATTGATTCAGATGACTGCACAAGCTTTTACTATATTCAGTTTTACATTTTTCATAAGTGGCTTTAATATACTTGGTTCAAGCTTTTTTACCTCCCTCAATAATGGTAAATATTCAGCAATCATTTCTTTTAGCAGGTCCATTGTATTTAAGTCACTTATCATACTCTCACTACCATCAATCATAGGTCTAAATGGTGTATGGTTAACTATTCCATTATCGGAGTACTTATGCATCTTCATCACACTTTACTTTTATTTGAAAGTAAAAAAGACCCAGTTATCAATGACAATTTCAGCCTAA
- a CDS encoding RNA polymerase sigma factor gives MNHLSLRTDEDVDYILDKYSDTVYKVAYSNTKDRYHAEDVFQEVFLRLVKKKPTFDNEAHLKAWLIRVTINCSKNIFLSSHFKKRAELSEEIEDTKNIITETSELYEAVNTLPKKYGQVIYLYYYEGYSVKEIADILSAKEATIKTRLARGRKQLEKSLEGVISLG, from the coding sequence ATGAACCATCTTTCATTGCGTACGGATGAAGATGTTGATTATATATTAGATAAATACTCCGACACTGTTTATAAAGTAGCCTATTCGAACACGAAAGATAGATATCATGCAGAGGATGTTTTTCAAGAGGTTTTCTTACGATTGGTAAAGAAGAAACCTACGTTTGATAATGAAGCACACCTTAAGGCATGGTTAATTCGGGTTACCATTAATTGTAGTAAAAATATTTTTTTATCATCCCACTTTAAAAAAAGAGCTGAGCTTAGTGAAGAAATAGAAGATACAAAAAATATAATAACAGAAACAAGTGAATTATATGAGGCAGTAAATACATTACCTAAAAAATATGGGCAGGTTATTTATCTGTATTATTATGAGGGATACTCAGTAAAAGAGATTGCTGATATATTAAGTGCAAAAGAGGCAACTATAAAGACTCGTTTAGCTAGAGGAAGAAAGCAACTTGAAAAGAGTTTAGAAGGGGTGATCAGTCTTGGATGA
- a CDS encoding winged helix-turn-helix transcriptional regulator yields the protein MKDNHAEYKYKNICPLTYALDLISGKWRLPIIWALSQNHTLRYNELKRKIEGITNMMLSQSLKEMESYGIVHRKQYMEIPPRVEYSLTEEGKDLIPALESLAKWGKLMKNNH from the coding sequence ATGAAGGATAATCATGCAGAATATAAATATAAAAATATCTGTCCCCTAACCTATGCCTTGGATCTGATTAGTGGGAAGTGGCGACTACCAATAATTTGGGCATTAAGTCAAAACCATACTTTACGTTATAATGAATTAAAGAGAAAGATTGAAGGTATAACCAATATGATGTTATCCCAATCTCTAAAAGAAATGGAGAGTTACGGGATTGTTCATCGTAAACAGTATATGGAGATACCGCCGAGGGTAGAATACTCGCTCACTGAAGAGGGGAAAGACTTGATACCTGCTCTTGAATCATTGGCAAAATGGGGAAAGCTGATGAAAAATAATCATTAG
- a CDS encoding LytTR family DNA-binding domain-containing protein translates to MKIRLFQDDQLDEDYMDVHYQVMTPIIEKVVEVVEGDQVCLHLYGKTEDNEQILINISDIYYFESVDKRTFAYLARQVYQVQESLAKLEIDLAEEGFVRINKSNIVNIAHIDSIKPEVNMRIKAIMENNEYLIINRSYKANFKQYLKERRNVI, encoded by the coding sequence TTGAAAATCAGGTTATTTCAAGATGATCAACTAGATGAGGACTATATGGATGTCCATTATCAGGTAATGACGCCGATAATAGAGAAAGTCGTAGAAGTCGTTGAAGGCGATCAGGTATGCTTGCACCTATATGGTAAAACAGAAGACAATGAACAGATATTAATAAATATAAGTGATATCTATTATTTCGAAAGCGTGGATAAACGAACTTTTGCCTATCTAGCGAGACAAGTCTATCAAGTACAAGAGAGCTTGGCTAAATTGGAAATAGACTTGGCAGAAGAGGGGTTTGTTCGCATTAATAAATCTAATATTGTTAATATTGCTCATATCGATTCCATAAAGCCAGAGGTCAATATGCGAATAAAAGCTATCATGGAAAATAACGAGTACTTAATTATTAATCGTAGCTATAAAGCTAATTTTAAGCAATATTTGAAGGAAAGGCGTAATGTCATATGA
- a CDS encoding TetR/AcrR family transcriptional regulator translates to MARIRNNEDYNAKKKQILQNALNLLAKDGYQKFSINRVIESSQMTKGAFFHYYKSKDELVYGLVDLLNTPIVDAISEVADMKHLNPKEKVLNLFQAAYKAKDLKNKSIDQFARLIYLEENAIILHLLVRDVVQQCTPLFERVFTEGIEQGVFKFQHPHGVAFHFLRSILDTNEAIGRAFLETDPEKINWNELKQKIEAFEWLAVNLFDLTESQSFYGEEVLQMIDARAQA, encoded by the coding sequence ATGGCAAGGATTAGAAATAACGAAGATTATAATGCTAAAAAAAAGCAAATATTACAGAACGCACTCAATCTTCTTGCAAAGGATGGTTATCAAAAGTTTTCGATAAATAGAGTCATAGAATCTAGCCAAATGACTAAAGGAGCCTTCTTTCATTATTATAAATCTAAAGATGAGTTGGTATATGGATTGGTGGATTTATTAAACACTCCTATAGTAGATGCAATATCAGAGGTTGCAGATATGAAGCACTTAAATCCGAAGGAAAAAGTTTTGAATTTATTTCAAGCCGCTTACAAGGCAAAAGATCTTAAAAATAAATCTATTGATCAATTTGCCAGACTCATATATCTTGAAGAAAATGCTATAATACTTCATTTATTAGTTAGAGATGTAGTTCAACAATGTACACCGTTATTTGAACGAGTCTTTACTGAAGGTATTGAGCAAGGGGTATTTAAATTTCAGCACCCTCATGGAGTTGCTTTTCACTTCCTTAGATCAATCTTAGATACCAATGAAGCAATTGGAAGAGCATTTCTTGAAACAGATCCTGAAAAGATAAATTGGAATGAATTAAAACAAAAGATAGAAGCCTTTGAGTGGTTAGCTGTAAACTTATTTGATTTGACTGAGTCCCAAAGTTTCTATGGTGAAGAGGTCTTACAGATGATAGATGCTAGAGCACAAGCCTAA
- a CDS encoding MerR family transcriptional regulator — MRKRFRIGEIAKIKNIDAQTLRYYDKLGLLSPAIVDEQNRYRYYSEEQFIEVDRIKFYKMLGLSLEEVKKYKSIHQVDEAIKTLQMQKDELDNKIVKMQAVSKNLETIIERIEKTKERYENSGSLIEVQSCDAIYGVIGDCQTIHDWYEFEKKLLELTECYPNYSEVGHNHGLSFIYNEQYLNHVEREHLVKILMPIEQQFMNDPNVEEYSLGQCILTYHQGSYSRIEETFSKVRQYIKQEHLSIRGDIITTSIINSFIINNQDEFLIEIKIPVIN; from the coding sequence ATGAGAAAAAGATTTAGAATCGGTGAGATTGCTAAGATTAAAAATATCGATGCACAAACCTTAAGATATTATGATAAACTGGGTTTATTATCCCCGGCGATAGTAGATGAGCAAAACAGATATAGGTATTACTCAGAAGAACAATTTATTGAAGTCGATCGCATAAAATTTTATAAAATGTTAGGACTTTCTTTGGAGGAAGTTAAAAAATATAAATCAATCCATCAAGTAGATGAAGCTATAAAAACCCTTCAAATGCAAAAAGATGAGTTGGATAATAAGATTGTGAAAATGCAAGCTGTCTCAAAGAATCTTGAGACCATTATTGAAAGAATTGAAAAAACAAAGGAACGCTACGAGAACTCTGGGAGTCTGATTGAAGTTCAAAGTTGTGATGCAATTTATGGGGTTATCGGTGACTGTCAGACTATTCATGATTGGTATGAATTTGAAAAGAAGTTACTTGAATTAACAGAGTGTTACCCCAACTATTCAGAGGTAGGACATAACCATGGTCTCTCTTTTATTTATAATGAGCAATACCTAAATCATGTTGAAAGAGAGCATCTGGTAAAGATACTTATGCCAATAGAACAGCAATTTATGAATGATCCAAATGTTGAAGAGTATTCACTAGGACAATGCATCCTTACTTACCATCAAGGCTCTTATAGTAGAATAGAAGAGACTTTCTCTAAGGTAAGGCAGTATATTAAGCAAGAACACTTGAGTATTCGAGGGGATATCATCACAACCTCCATTATTAACAGTTTTATTATTAATAATCAAGATGAATTTTTGATTGAGATAAAGATACCGGTAATCAACTAA
- a CDS encoding alpha/beta hydrolase, with the protein MKIRGNEKKGKLITKKRVKVIIIVLCLLLISGFGIVSYGLGVNIADGLIYLNEGNDTKDNSRKQLELWGYDIDSFEKQYPVEKITLTAEDGNQIPVAFFSTQDTKDNNTVILVHGLGGDYVSVYPQAEIYLESGWNVLALDQRGSGDSTNQKVSFGYYEKLDIKALVDYVKANTTDKKMVVHGFSMGAATTGLYAGTEHANENVDAVILDSAFDSMESMFLMVFEDMNTGLPGAYAVWCANMGLRTKYNFDFDDANIVTALKNCNVPALVIQSEKDDLSTSDMGEALFESITGSKKEYWLVDTKHIEACIDYPVQYKERVMNFIN; encoded by the coding sequence ATGAAAATAAGAGGGAATGAAAAAAAAGGGAAATTGATAACTAAAAAAAGAGTAAAGGTTATAATAATTGTCCTTTGTCTACTGTTAATTAGTGGTTTTGGTATTGTAAGCTATGGGTTAGGTGTTAATATAGCCGATGGTCTGATCTATTTAAATGAGGGAAATGATACAAAAGATAACAGTAGGAAGCAACTTGAGCTTTGGGGTTACGATATAGATAGCTTTGAGAAGCAGTATCCTGTAGAAAAAATTACCTTAACTGCAGAAGACGGTAACCAAATTCCTGTAGCTTTTTTTAGTACCCAAGATACAAAGGATAACAATACAGTTATCTTAGTTCATGGACTTGGTGGAGACTATGTCAGCGTATATCCACAAGCAGAAATTTACCTGGAAAGTGGCTGGAATGTGTTAGCACTGGATCAAAGAGGGAGTGGAGATTCAACGAACCAAAAAGTATCCTTTGGCTATTACGAGAAGCTGGATATAAAAGCTCTTGTGGATTATGTGAAAGCAAATACAACAGACAAGAAAATGGTTGTTCACGGTTTTTCAATGGGAGCTGCTACGACGGGGCTTTATGCTGGAACAGAACATGCTAATGAAAATGTAGATGCAGTTATTTTAGATTCTGCATTTGATAGTATGGAAAGTATGTTTTTAATGGTATTTGAAGATATGAATACGGGTTTGCCTGGTGCATATGCTGTCTGGTGTGCTAACATGGGACTGAGGACGAAATATAATTTTGACTTTGATGACGCGAATATAGTAACGGCATTAAAAAATTGTAATGTCCCGGCTTTAGTCATCCAAAGTGAAAAAGATGATCTTTCAACCAGCGATATGGGAGAAGCGCTCTTCGAAAGCATTACTGGAAGTAAGAAGGAATATTGGCTAGTAGATACAAAACATATTGAAGCATGTATCGATTATCCTGTACAATATAAGGAAAGAGTGATGAATTTTATCAACTAA
- a CDS encoding helix-turn-helix domain-containing protein produces the protein MDCSKIGKLILSLRKEKNMTQKQIADAMNISDKTISKWERGLGCPDVSLLSELSQIFGVNIEKILLGDLDPNHADGGNMKRIKFYVCRNCGNILNSTGQAQVSCCGRKLEPLHAKEANDVHKIKIDEVENEDDCYITIPHEMTKSHYISFVAYVTYDRLLLVKLYPEQGAELRFPKMDHGKVYFYCSQHGLWVNGK, from the coding sequence ATGGATTGCAGTAAAATTGGAAAACTGATTTTAAGTCTGCGTAAAGAGAAGAACATGACACAAAAACAAATCGCCGATGCTATGAATATTAGTGATAAAACCATCTCTAAATGGGAACGAGGTTTAGGATGCCCTGATGTATCTTTACTCAGTGAGCTTTCTCAAATATTTGGAGTAAACATTGAAAAAATTTTATTGGGAGATTTAGATCCCAATCATGCTGATGGAGGAAATATGAAAAGAATTAAGTTTTATGTATGTCGAAACTGTGGAAATATATTAAATAGTACAGGACAGGCACAAGTTTCATGCTGTGGCAGAAAACTAGAGCCGTTACATGCAAAAGAAGCAAATGACGTACACAAGATAAAAATAGATGAAGTTGAAAATGAAGATGATTGCTATATTACAATACCCCATGAAATGACTAAGTCTCACTATATTTCATTTGTAGCTTATGTTACCTATGACAGATTACTTCTTGTGAAACTTTATCCTGAACAAGGTGCAGAATTACGTTTCCCTAAAATGGACCATGGTAAAGTATATTTCTATTGTAGCCAGCATGGATTATGGGTAAATGGAAAATGA
- a CDS encoding DUF6608 family protein, which produces MRKKIDLSEMLIAICVSYTIISLVNAGLAIGHGSESISAANEFNIILWTSLGVGVLYTHHYFERLSPLVMIIVQYGIALGLVFAVLFIEAQFVELHPDAYRDGFRSFTIPYIIGGSLYYIEVFRDAKMQNKLLQEIKSNKA; this is translated from the coding sequence ATGAGGAAAAAAATAGATCTCTCTGAAATGCTGATTGCCATATGTGTTAGTTATACCATTATATCTCTTGTAAATGCAGGGTTAGCCATTGGTCATGGAAGTGAAAGCATATCCGCAGCTAATGAGTTCAATATCATCTTATGGACCAGTCTGGGAGTAGGGGTTCTCTATACCCATCATTATTTTGAACGTCTATCTCCTTTGGTCATGATTATTGTGCAATATGGGATTGCTCTAGGACTTGTTTTTGCTGTGTTATTTATAGAGGCTCAATTTGTTGAACTTCATCCAGATGCTTATAGAGATGGCTTTAGAAGCTTCACCATCCCTTACATAATTGGCGGAAGTCTCTACTATATTGAGGTATTTAGAGATGCTAAAATGCAGAACAAATTATTACAAGAAATTAAGAGTAATAAAGCCTAA
- a CDS encoding YwbE family protein: protein MDGCKRENIKPGIKVKVVQKQDQPTGKLTEGVVKDILTNSARHPHGIKVRLVNGIVGRAKEIIV from the coding sequence ATGGACGGTTGTAAAAGAGAAAATATAAAGCCAGGTATAAAGGTTAAGGTTGTTCAAAAGCAGGATCAACCTACAGGTAAGCTAACTGAAGGTGTAGTAAAAGATATCTTGACTAATTCAGCCAGGCATCCTCATGGTATTAAGGTGAGATTAGTAAATGGTATTGTTGGTAGGGCAAAGGAGATAATAGTGTAA
- a CDS encoding alpha/beta fold hydrolase — protein MDYNWITLKDGRKMAYKEYGNANGKPLILVHGTPFSKLMWRDVPGVLDNEMFRIIAVDRPGYGHSDYNINGYLDNFPFDILELMDYLGIDKVSIAGVSGGGPSTLMCALKIPNKLKNVALISSVGPFVDEAIGDMNVNKKLYKTARMAPWIIYIQTHFLTKMIKKDPVKFITLGKKKLRGPDLEALEKDNFYLKLAEAYSDGCRQETSIKHNAMSHDIMHTANWKIPLKDINKTVHVFWGGKDRSIGDQCQYMAQILPNAITHFYPDEGHFLVYHKMSDVFKVL, from the coding sequence ATGGATTACAATTGGATTACCTTAAAAGATGGAAGAAAAATGGCGTATAAAGAGTATGGTAATGCAAATGGCAAACCCCTAATATTAGTACATGGCACACCATTTTCAAAGTTGATGTGGCGAGATGTACCTGGTGTACTTGATAATGAGATGTTTAGAATAATCGCAGTAGATCGACCAGGATATGGTCATTCAGATTATAATATTAATGGATATCTTGATAATTTTCCATTTGATATTTTAGAATTAATGGACTACCTTGGCATTGATAAAGTTTCAATAGCAGGTGTCTCAGGTGGTGGACCAAGTACCTTGATGTGTGCTTTAAAGATTCCTAATAAACTAAAAAATGTTGCTTTGATCAGTAGCGTGGGGCCATTTGTAGATGAAGCAATAGGTGATATGAATGTAAATAAAAAATTATATAAAACTGCTAGGATGGCACCTTGGATTATTTATATTCAAACACATTTTTTAACTAAGATGATAAAAAAAGATCCTGTAAAATTTATCACTCTTGGAAAGAAAAAATTAAGAGGACCTGATCTAGAAGCTCTTGAAAAAGATAATTTTTATCTTAAACTTGCTGAAGCATATTCTGATGGATGTAGACAAGAAACCTCTATCAAACATAATGCTATGTCCCATGATATCATGCATACAGCCAATTGGAAAATACCATTAAAGGACATCAATAAAACCGTTCACGTATTTTGGGGTGGGAAAGATAGAAGTATTGGTGATCAGTGTCAATACATGGCTCAGATATTACCTAATGCAATTACGCATTTTTACCCTGATGAAGGTCATTTCCTAGTCTATCATAAAATGAGTGACGTCTTTAAAGTATTATAA
- a CDS encoding GNAT family N-acetyltransferase yields the protein MAITYEVIDNENIECCRDLCNELMVFQKSKARIAPELFDNMNFDTRMIPSIQSAIYNYVAIVKDDNHIVGYVYSNVSSKETYSNDFATFFDLSSVSKANVGCLSQFYIKEEYRGHGIGSVLFDMSMKWLNQFDEIDDYFVFVSNGNDDALEFYQRKGFQYSHEILDGFISVLRNNSR from the coding sequence ATGGCTATAACTTATGAAGTTATTGATAATGAGAATATTGAATGTTGCCGTGACTTATGTAATGAACTCATGGTGTTTCAAAAGTCAAAAGCAAGGATTGCACCTGAGTTGTTTGATAACATGAATTTTGATACAAGAATGATTCCTTCAATTCAGAGTGCCATCTATAACTATGTTGCGATTGTCAAAGATGATAATCATATAGTGGGATATGTCTATTCAAATGTTTCCTCAAAAGAAACCTATTCCAATGATTTTGCTACTTTTTTTGACCTTTCTTCAGTAAGTAAAGCAAATGTAGGTTGCTTATCTCAATTTTATATCAAAGAGGAATATAGAGGTCATGGGATTGGATCAGTGCTTTTTGATATGTCAATGAAATGGTTGAATCAATTTGATGAAATTGACGATTATTTTGTCTTCGTTTCTAATGGTAATGATGATGCTTTGGAGTTTTATCAACGTAAAGGCTTTCAATATAGCCATGAGATATTGGATGGTTTTATAAGTGTTCTTAGAAACAATTCTAGATAA
- a CDS encoding cysteine hydrolase family protein, giving the protein MSIALLIIDMQKEFKTIEHCKRSINEALEYINEASDMFRKAKRPVIIIQDEETDDGPGSGGFELMEELVTNLTDHYITKTYSNAFWKTDLESLLHSLDIEFVVISGFAAEHCVLFSLNGALERGFGASVLQNGIAGFNEEIIKQTQLCRPVISLESLEYMLKKLS; this is encoded by the coding sequence TTGAGTATTGCATTATTGATCATTGATATGCAAAAGGAATTCAAAACAATTGAACATTGCAAGAGATCTATAAATGAAGCCTTAGAATACATTAATGAGGCAAGCGATATGTTTAGAAAGGCTAAAAGACCTGTTATTATTATACAGGACGAGGAAACCGATGATGGACCTGGCTCTGGAGGCTTTGAACTAATGGAAGAATTAGTGACGAATTTAACAGATCACTATATTACTAAAACCTATTCAAATGCTTTTTGGAAGACAGACTTGGAGAGTTTACTTCATTCCTTAGACATCGAGTTTGTGGTGATCAGTGGGTTTGCTGCTGAACATTGCGTATTGTTCTCTCTTAATGGTGCACTGGAGAGAGGTTTTGGAGCTTCAGTTCTTCAAAATGGGATTGCCGGATTTAATGAAGAAATTATTAAGCAAACGCAATTATGTAGACCAGTTATCAGCTTAGAATCCTTAGAATATATGCTCAAAAAATTAAGTTAA
- a CDS encoding CPBP family intramembrane glutamic endopeptidase — MRNKIMNVINKQINMESETLKLISANKIKPLWFIISIVWVMFGTYIHNELLTNRNILTKVLFLSITLVLTWQNKDVLKDFFRPPFKDVGKPNSISNVLWIYPFSVLMSSVIFVLTLHALGWTSSDPQNIEQISLTISEYISRLLTLPLVVFAEESVNVLVVVALSKLLSKRLKHGWLLAAVVISSFFFGAIHISAWGLEAAFERMFIHLSFIFSILYLRTAWVSMLAHTYQNALTYTSIIYAGFSELFVTYGGLAFIIILLYRSIRGNVKTKSVQDNKGR, encoded by the coding sequence ATGAGGAATAAGATAATGAATGTAATAAATAAGCAGATTAATATGGAATCTGAGACCTTGAAGCTGATATCAGCTAATAAAATTAAACCATTATGGTTCATAATATCAATAGTATGGGTTATGTTTGGAACCTATATCCATAATGAGCTCTTAACAAATAGAAATATACTGACAAAAGTACTGTTTCTATCCATTACCTTAGTATTAACTTGGCAAAACAAGGACGTGCTCAAAGACTTTTTTAGACCCCCTTTTAAAGATGTAGGAAAGCCTAATTCAATTTCAAATGTACTTTGGATTTACCCATTTAGTGTCCTTATGAGTAGTGTCATTTTTGTCTTAACACTTCATGCATTGGGCTGGACATCAAGTGATCCACAGAATATTGAACAAATATCTCTGACCATAAGTGAGTACATAAGTAGGTTATTAACTTTACCATTAGTTGTTTTTGCTGAAGAATCAGTTAACGTATTAGTTGTTGTAGCTTTATCTAAGCTATTATCAAAACGACTTAAACACGGATGGCTATTGGCTGCAGTTGTCATATCATCCTTCTTTTTTGGCGCTATACATATATCGGCATGGGGATTAGAAGCCGCATTTGAAAGAATGTTTATCCATTTATCTTTCATATTTAGCATCTTATATTTAAGAACTGCTTGGGTCAGTATGCTAGCACATACTTATCAAAATGCATTAACATATACATCAATTATTTATGCTGGTTTCTCCGAATTATTTGTAACTTATGGTGGTTTGGCATTTATTATAATATTACTTTATAGATCTATAAGAGGTAATGTAAAAACAAAGAGTGTACAGGATAATAAGGGAAGATGA